In Ruminococcaceae bacterium BL-6, a genomic segment contains:
- a CDS encoding conserved protein of unknown function (Evidence 4 : Unknown function but conserved in other organisms), translating into MRKILIADDEFLVRLGLKTTINWVQYGYDIVGEASNGREALELFEKNKPDILMTDIKMPDMDGLELISEIRRKDRDVQVIILSNYRDFDYARQAIRYGVSQYLIKSEINQKNLLDVLRSLTFAGENKPQALHSRALEQQKYLQRQISNLQNCIPSPDLFPPPEKDLFPEAGYCMICCCCDVSQLGQDTVNMLEKMLNSLVGSRFHGAVCTTALLQRKLMCCIAAPAPKPGADAAGGLKEQGNMLIRNMKQYSSVDLTLGISLSGDSSRFPEMFAEAELARQNCFFTSKSIAVYEKRFSEKTEKSPKVSFFSIKEWIDGNSRDALMKYISEIFDRLRRAERYEYLKNCYIDFLSIAKNLCEHYHMDKNDFPPEKFDYESLTVMPTIDLVEEHIRNLYTEILNVSQNRGKGHSFYIKACLAFIADHYSTSITLNDAAKQSNISSSYLSLVFKQELGINFSDYLTKYRIEQAKRLLTTTNLHVYEVAQRVGFSSPYYFSRVFKDVTKMTCKEYKDRFIQV; encoded by the coding sequence TTGAGAAAGATTTTAATTGCAGACGACGAGTTCCTGGTTCGGCTGGGGCTGAAAACGACCATCAACTGGGTTCAGTACGGGTACGACATTGTGGGGGAGGCTTCGAACGGGCGGGAGGCGCTGGAGCTGTTCGAAAAAAATAAGCCGGACATCCTGATGACGGATATCAAAATGCCGGATATGGACGGTCTGGAGCTGATTTCCGAGATCCGCAGAAAAGACAGGGATGTACAGGTGATTATTTTAAGCAACTACCGCGATTTCGACTATGCCCGTCAGGCGATCCGGTACGGCGTTTCCCAGTACCTGATCAAATCCGAAATCAACCAGAAAAACCTGCTCGACGTTCTCCGGTCGCTGACGTTCGCCGGGGAAAATAAGCCGCAGGCGCTCCACAGCCGGGCGCTGGAACAGCAGAAGTATCTTCAGAGGCAGATTTCGAATTTGCAGAACTGCATCCCATCCCCGGACCTGTTTCCTCCCCCGGAAAAGGATCTGTTCCCGGAGGCGGGCTACTGCATGATCTGCTGTTGCTGCGACGTTTCCCAGCTGGGGCAGGATACCGTCAATATGCTGGAAAAAATGCTGAATTCGCTGGTCGGCTCCCGGTTCCACGGCGCGGTCTGCACCACGGCGCTTTTGCAGCGGAAGCTGATGTGCTGCATCGCCGCGCCGGCCCCGAAGCCGGGCGCGGATGCCGCGGGCGGCCTGAAGGAGCAGGGGAACATGCTGATCCGGAATATGAAGCAGTACAGTTCGGTGGACCTGACCCTCGGGATCAGCCTTTCCGGGGACAGCTCCCGTTTTCCCGAAATGTTTGCGGAAGCGGAGCTTGCTCGCCAAAATTGCTTCTTCACCTCAAAAAGCATCGCGGTGTACGAAAAAAGGTTTTCGGAGAAAACCGAAAAATCACCGAAGGTCAGCTTCTTTTCCATCAAGGAATGGATCGACGGCAACAGCCGGGACGCTTTGATGAAGTATATTTCGGAGATATTCGACAGGCTGCGCAGGGCCGAGAGATACGAATATCTGAAAAACTGCTATATCGATTTTCTCTCGATCGCAAAAAACCTGTGCGAGCACTATCATATGGACAAAAACGATTTTCCCCCGGAGAAATTCGACTACGAAAGCCTTACCGTCATGCCCACGATCGATCTGGTGGAGGAGCATATCCGGAACCTTTATACGGAGATCCTGAACGTCAGCCAGAACAGGGGAAAGGGGCACAGCTTTTACATAAAGGCCTGCCTTGCCTTCATCGCCGACCATTATTCCACGAGCATCACCCTGAACGACGCGGCGAAGCAGTCCAACATCAGCAGCAGCTACCTCTCCCTGGTCTTCAAGCAGGAGCTCGGGATCAATTTCAGCGATTACCTGACGAAATACCGGATCGAGCAGGCAAAACGCCTGCTGACCACGACGAACCTGCACGTGTACGAGGTCGCGCAGAGGGTCGGGTTTTCCAGCCCTTACTATTTCAGCCGTGTGTTCAAGGATGTGACGAAAATGACGTGCAAGGAATATAAGGACCGGTTCATCCAGGTGTGA
- the hbd gene encoding 3-hydroxybutyryl-CoA dehydrogenase (Evidence 2a : Function from experimental evidences in other organisms; PubMedId : 8655474, 11466286; Product type e : enzyme), with protein sequence MQAEQIKKVVLAGAGTMGTSMSQIFAAHGYETVLYNHREVTLEKARRMIELNQQALVQSGELSAAESDAVKRRIAFTAGDGCFADCDIVVESIVEDMQIKRQFWQKVSSLAREDAILATNTSGLSITGIAEAVQKPGRFCGMHWFNPPHLVPLVEVIKGDLTQEETARTVIALAERIGKKAVLVKKDAKGFIGNRLQTAMLREAVHIVQSGIADAQDVDDAVKYGIGFRYACIGPLETADFGGLDIFYRVAEYLVPDLCSSQETPPLLREKFEKGELGVKTGKGFYDYSGGRGEEAIRERDEKFIRLYRALYRK encoded by the coding sequence ATGCAAGCGGAGCAGATCAAAAAGGTGGTGCTTGCGGGAGCGGGCACCATGGGAACCTCGATGTCGCAGATCTTTGCGGCGCACGGGTATGAAACGGTTCTGTACAACCACAGGGAGGTCACGCTGGAGAAGGCGCGGCGCATGATCGAGCTGAACCAGCAGGCTCTGGTGCAGAGCGGCGAGCTGTCTGCGGCGGAGTCGGATGCGGTGAAAAGGCGGATCGCCTTTACGGCCGGCGACGGCTGCTTTGCGGACTGCGACATCGTCGTGGAATCGATTGTGGAGGACATGCAGATCAAGCGTCAGTTCTGGCAGAAGGTTTCCTCGCTCGCGCGGGAGGACGCGATTCTCGCGACCAATACCTCGGGCCTGTCCATCACCGGAATCGCGGAGGCGGTGCAAAAGCCCGGGCGCTTCTGCGGGATGCACTGGTTCAATCCGCCGCATCTGGTGCCGCTGGTGGAGGTGATCAAGGGCGATCTGACGCAGGAGGAGACGGCCCGCACCGTGATTGCGCTGGCCGAAAGGATCGGCAAGAAGGCCGTGCTGGTGAAAAAGGACGCGAAGGGGTTTATCGGCAACCGCCTGCAGACGGCCATGCTGCGCGAGGCGGTCCATATCGTGCAGTCCGGCATCGCGGACGCGCAGGATGTGGACGACGCCGTCAAATACGGCATCGGGTTCCGGTATGCCTGCATCGGGCCGCTGGAGACCGCCGATTTCGGCGGCCTGGATATTTTTTACCGTGTGGCGGAATATCTGGTCCCGGATTTGTGCAGCTCGCAGGAAACACCCCCGCTGCTGCGGGAAAAATTTGAAAAAGGGGAGCTCGGGGTCAAAACGGGAAAGGGCTTCTACGATTACAGCGGCGGCAGGGGGGAGGAAGCGATCCGGGAACGGGATGAAAAATTCATCCGTCTCTACCGCGCGCTGTATCGGAAATAA
- a CDS encoding Macrolide ABC transporter ATP-binding protein — protein sequence MEPIISVKDVVKEYEMGEVKIRAANGVSFEVNRGELVVVLGPSGAGKSTVLNILGGMDFPTSGEVWVGGKDIAKFSRNELTMYRRKHIGFVFQFYNLMPNLTALENVEIAAQISDDPLDAAAVLKDVGLDERMSNFPAQLSGGEQQRVSIARAVAKNPTLLLCDEPTGALDYMTGKSILKLLRDVNRKFKNTVMIITHNSAIAQMADKVVRIKNGKVEAVERNENPAPVERIEW from the coding sequence TTGGAACCGATCATTTCCGTAAAAGACGTCGTGAAAGAGTATGAGATGGGCGAGGTGAAGATACGGGCCGCGAACGGCGTTTCGTTCGAGGTAAACCGGGGCGAGCTGGTGGTCGTCCTCGGCCCCAGCGGGGCCGGGAAGAGCACCGTCCTCAATATTCTGGGCGGAATGGATTTTCCCACCTCGGGCGAGGTGTGGGTCGGCGGAAAGGATATCGCGAAATTCAGCAGGAACGAGCTGACCATGTACCGCAGAAAGCACATCGGCTTTGTCTTCCAGTTCTATAACCTGATGCCGAACCTCACCGCTTTGGAAAACGTCGAGATCGCGGCCCAGATCTCCGACGACCCCCTGGATGCCGCGGCGGTATTGAAGGATGTGGGGCTGGACGAGAGGATGTCCAACTTCCCGGCGCAGCTTTCCGGCGGCGAGCAGCAGCGCGTCTCCATCGCGAGGGCGGTGGCCAAGAACCCCACGCTGCTCCTGTGCGACGAGCCGACCGGCGCGCTGGATTACATGACCGGGAAATCCATTTTGAAGCTGCTGCGCGACGTAAACCGCAAATTTAAAAACACGGTGATGATCATCACGCACAACAGCGCGATCGCCCAAATGGCGGATAAGGTGGTGCGGATCAAGAACGGGAAGGTGGAAGCGGTCGAACGCAACGAAAACCCGGCGCCGGTGGAAAGGATCGAATGGTAA
- the ulaE gene encoding L-ribulose-5-phosphate 3-epimerase UlaE translates to MSINDRGYRLGVYEKSMPDSLTMREKLASAKEAGYDFVELSVDESDAKIARLDWSGAQIASILEAGRKAGIRFESICLSAQRKYPLGSAIEGGAETAMQVLRKAVLLAMKLGIRIVQLQGYDCYYHETSSGRTKENFFRSLRKGAMTAAQYGVTLGMETMENDFLNTVEKAVYYVRQIGSPYLQVYPDVGNLFNATQSVCRDIRAGAGHIVSAHLKETVPGKFREIPFGSGDVDFPDAIAALYESGVRRYVAEFWHDGGENWKQVMKGNRDFLDRQFEKAFELLA, encoded by the coding sequence ATGAGTATAAACGACCGGGGCTACCGGCTCGGGGTCTATGAAAAATCCATGCCGGATTCCCTGACGATGAGGGAAAAGCTGGCTTCGGCAAAAGAGGCCGGATATGATTTCGTCGAGCTGAGCGTGGATGAGAGCGACGCCAAAATCGCGCGGCTGGATTGGAGCGGCGCGCAGATCGCGTCGATTCTGGAGGCGGGCCGCAAAGCGGGCATCCGCTTTGAATCCATCTGCCTGAGCGCGCAGAGAAAATACCCGCTGGGAAGCGCGATAGAGGGCGGAGCGGAAACGGCGATGCAGGTGCTGCGCAAGGCGGTGCTCCTCGCTATGAAGCTCGGCATCCGCATCGTACAGCTTCAGGGCTACGACTGCTATTATCACGAGACCTCCAGCGGCCGCACGAAGGAGAATTTTTTCCGCAGCCTGCGCAAGGGCGCGATGACGGCCGCCCAGTACGGCGTCACGCTGGGGATGGAGACAATGGAAAACGACTTTTTGAACACCGTGGAAAAAGCGGTGTATTACGTGCGGCAGATCGGCTCCCCCTACCTTCAGGTTTACCCCGACGTCGGCAACCTTTTCAACGCCACCCAATCCGTCTGCCGGGATATCCGGGCCGGAGCCGGGCATATCGTATCCGCCCACCTGAAGGAAACGGTTCCCGGAAAGTTCCGGGAAATCCCCTTTGGCAGCGGGGACGTGGACTTCCCCGACGCGATCGCCGCGCTGTACGAAAGCGGGGTCCGGCGCTATGTCGCGGAGTTCTGGCACGACGGCGGGGAAAACTGGAAACAGGTGATGAAGGGCAACCGCGACTTTCTGGACCGGCAGTTCGAGAAGGCGTTCGAGTTATTAGCTTAA
- a CDS encoding Histidine kinase — protein sequence MAPQRSCRTPHSILFFYYNSVYYIIDIKFFVFLSKLQRFHCKKEWVPHFFGKEYGLIPRPVPETLWANNTKGRKKMDRFFTIKYKIFFSFIGLTALFLSIIGVVINETYAKSLRRNEENYNILATDKLKSDLDNSIDVAQNTARYLSATEEIRLFLESEPQGNSPFSRKTANIMTLLNHMLEMEPFIYSIQIFGENGAACSTAQEPNPGEAYGYYRKQLTENGFLPKWSDRHPLMQQDSSKNVAEVVSYLCPFRTSGPGGMDGIVVINISYEYVQEKFVDFAIEANEKAFICNSQGEIILNYPNTTSFEPIVKRYPEILNSDDQLLNEKVFGVNTILVSKSLDNIQWKIIRVIPENSITVQTQKMGVALQWLLIICAAISFLAAMLLAQTITKPIHKLSRACKNVEEGDLSYHLRVKGRDEFSQLEHTFNLMIDRIDTLRKKELENQQQKADLQLQVLEAQINPHFLYNTLDSIRWLVSMQNMNNIADMITALINLLKYNLSSHNATTTLKEEVKSVKNYVTIEKFRYLDTFEFLTQLNEDTLDCRVIRFILQPLVENSILHGFRNMEQAYQIKIVSFLDGDALHIQVIDNGTGMDREEVRQINAGRKKEHYFKNIGISNIQKRIRLYCGERYGLVYRSQPGKGTVAEITLPIERESGTPRPPDSPSSHPPLS from the coding sequence ATGGCGCCGCAGAGAAGCTGCCGCACCCCGCATTCGATTCTTTTCTTTTATTATAACTCCGTTTATTATATAATAGATATAAAATTTTTCGTTTTTTTAAGTAAATTACAGCGATTCCATTGTAAAAAAGAATGGGTTCCCCATTTTTTCGGGAAGGAATACGGATTGATTCCGCGGCCTGTTCCGGAAACGCTGTGGGCGAACAATACGAAAGGGCGGAAAAAGATGGATCGGTTTTTTACCATAAAATACAAAATATTTTTTTCCTTTATCGGGCTGACTGCCTTGTTCCTGAGCATCATCGGCGTCGTGATCAACGAGACCTATGCGAAAAGCCTGCGCCGGAATGAGGAAAACTACAATATTCTCGCCACCGACAAGCTGAAATCCGACCTGGACAACAGCATCGACGTTGCGCAGAACACGGCGAGATACCTGTCCGCCACCGAGGAGATCCGCCTTTTTCTGGAATCGGAGCCTCAGGGCAACAGCCCGTTCAGCCGCAAGACGGCGAATATCATGACCTTGCTGAACCATATGCTGGAAATGGAGCCGTTCATTTACAGCATCCAGATCTTCGGGGAAAACGGAGCGGCCTGCTCGACCGCGCAGGAGCCGAACCCCGGCGAGGCCTACGGGTATTACCGGAAGCAGCTGACGGAGAACGGATTTCTGCCGAAATGGAGCGACCGGCACCCTCTGATGCAGCAGGATTCTTCCAAAAACGTGGCGGAAGTGGTGTCGTATCTCTGCCCGTTCCGCACATCCGGGCCGGGCGGCATGGATGGAATCGTCGTCATCAACATCAGCTACGAATACGTTCAGGAAAAATTCGTCGACTTTGCCATTGAAGCGAACGAGAAGGCGTTCATCTGCAACTCGCAGGGCGAGATCATTTTAAACTACCCGAACACGACCTCTTTCGAACCCATTGTGAAACGGTACCCGGAGATCCTGAACAGCGACGATCAGCTTCTGAACGAGAAGGTTTTCGGCGTCAACACGATTCTGGTCTCGAAATCCCTCGACAATATCCAATGGAAGATCATACGGGTCATCCCCGAAAACTCCATCACCGTCCAGACGCAGAAAATGGGCGTCGCCCTGCAGTGGCTGCTCATCATCTGCGCGGCCATCTCCTTCCTGGCCGCGATGCTGCTCGCGCAGACCATCACGAAACCGATCCACAAGCTGAGCCGGGCCTGCAAGAATGTAGAGGAAGGCGACCTGTCGTATCATCTCCGCGTGAAGGGCCGGGATGAATTCAGCCAGCTGGAGCACACGTTCAACCTGATGATCGACCGGATCGACACGCTCCGGAAAAAGGAGCTGGAGAACCAGCAGCAGAAAGCGGACCTTCAGCTTCAGGTGCTGGAAGCCCAGATCAACCCGCACTTCCTGTACAACACCCTCGATTCGATCCGGTGGCTCGTTTCCATGCAGAACATGAACAACATCGCGGATATGATCACCGCGCTGATCAACCTGCTGAAATACAACCTTTCCAGCCACAACGCCACGACCACCCTGAAGGAAGAGGTGAAGAGCGTGAAGAATTACGTCACGATCGAAAAGTTCCGATATCTGGATACCTTCGAATTTCTCACGCAGCTGAACGAGGACACGCTGGACTGTCGGGTGATCCGCTTTATCCTTCAGCCGCTGGTGGAAAACAGTATCCTCCACGGCTTCCGGAACATGGAGCAGGCCTATCAGATCAAAATCGTTTCCTTTCTGGATGGGGATGCCCTGCATATCCAGGTCATCGACAACGGGACCGGAATGGACCGGGAGGAGGTCCGCCAGATCAACGCGGGCCGGAAAAAGGAGCACTATTTTAAAAACATCGGGATCAGCAATATCCAGAAAAGGATCAGGCTCTACTGCGGCGAGCGGTACGGCCTTGTTTACCGGAGCCAGCCGGGAAAGGGAACCGTCGCGGAGATCACCCTTCCCATAGAGCGCGAAAGCGGAACGCCCCGGCCGCCAGATTCTCCGTCATCCCATCCCCCGCTTTCATAA
- a CDS encoding Carbohydrate kinase has protein sequence MEYVLGIDNGGTTTKAAVFDLKGNQIASAGRQTRMITPKPGYTERDMEELWKTNCECIRSAVEKSGIEPRRIVGAAVCGHGKGLYPWGKDGAPACNGIISTDGRAWEYPLRWKESGVTQALYPKLCQNIMACQQVSLLAWLKDHDRAVYDSIQWVFSVKDYIRFRLTGEAYSEMTDISGSGLINVRDACFDREILERFGIGEAYEKLPPLCRSCDVCGKISPRAARECGLAEGTPVAGGMFDIDACALAMHVTTPEEMCTITGTWSINEFISEKPITDGTIAMNSLYAIPGYYLEEECSATSAGNLEWLIRTVMDGFVPPDGQRIYDYLDDLVRSVPSQECNVYFLPFLYGCNTHPLGKAAFVGLTEFHTRAHLARAVYEGVAFSHKMHVERLLKAREKPKAIRMGGGAVNSEVWVRMFADILGLPVETIHVKELGALGSAMAAAVAAGKFRDYREAVDEMVHIGGTVWPGPAAAEAYREKYETYTRICGALDQVWDRFKV, from the coding sequence ATGGAATATGTACTCGGAATCGACAACGGCGGGACGACGACAAAAGCGGCCGTTTTCGACCTGAAGGGGAATCAGATCGCGTCCGCGGGCCGGCAGACCAGGATGATCACGCCGAAGCCCGGATACACCGAGCGGGATATGGAGGAGCTTTGGAAAACCAACTGCGAATGCATCCGCTCCGCGGTCGAAAAATCGGGGATCGAGCCGCGCCGGATCGTCGGGGCGGCCGTGTGCGGGCACGGCAAGGGGCTTTACCCGTGGGGGAAAGACGGGGCGCCCGCCTGCAACGGCATAATCTCCACGGACGGCAGAGCATGGGAATATCCGCTGCGGTGGAAGGAATCCGGCGTCACGCAGGCGCTTTATCCAAAGCTCTGCCAGAACATCATGGCATGCCAGCAGGTCTCCCTTCTGGCGTGGCTGAAGGATCACGACCGGGCGGTCTACGACAGCATTCAATGGGTGTTCTCCGTCAAGGACTATATCCGGTTCCGCCTGACCGGCGAGGCTTATTCGGAAATGACCGACATTTCCGGCTCCGGGCTGATCAACGTGCGGGACGCGTGCTTCGACCGGGAAATCCTGGAGCGGTTCGGGATCGGGGAAGCGTATGAAAAGCTGCCTCCCCTGTGCCGTTCCTGCGATGTGTGCGGAAAAATCTCGCCGCGGGCCGCCCGCGAATGCGGCCTTGCGGAAGGGACGCCGGTGGCGGGCGGGATGTTCGACATCGACGCGTGCGCCCTGGCGATGCACGTCACGACCCCGGAGGAGATGTGCACGATCACCGGCACCTGGAGCATCAACGAATTCATCTCGGAAAAGCCGATCACCGACGGGACCATCGCGATGAACTCCCTGTACGCCATCCCCGGCTATTATCTGGAGGAGGAATGCAGCGCGACCTCGGCGGGCAACCTGGAATGGCTGATCCGGACCGTCATGGACGGCTTTGTGCCGCCCGACGGGCAAAGGATTTACGACTATCTCGACGATCTGGTGCGGTCGGTTCCCTCGCAGGAATGCAACGTCTATTTTCTTCCGTTCCTGTACGGCTGCAACACCCATCCCCTGGGGAAGGCGGCGTTCGTCGGCCTGACGGAGTTCCATACCCGCGCGCATCTGGCGCGGGCCGTTTACGAAGGCGTGGCCTTCTCCCACAAAATGCACGTCGAGCGGCTGCTGAAAGCGCGGGAAAAGCCGAAGGCCATCCGCATGGGCGGCGGCGCGGTCAATTCCGAAGTGTGGGTGCGGATGTTCGCCGACATCCTCGGCCTTCCCGTCGAAACCATCCACGTGAAAGAGCTGGGGGCGCTCGGCAGCGCGATGGCCGCCGCGGTCGCCGCGGGAAAATTCCGGGATTACCGGGAAGCGGTGGATGAGATGGTGCATATCGGCGGTACGGTCTGGCCGGGCCCCGCGGCGGCGGAGGCCTACCGGGAAAAATACGAGACCTACACCCGGATCTGCGGCGCGCTGGATCAGGTTTGGGACCGCTTCAAGGTCTGA
- the eltD gene encoding Erythritol/L-threitol dehydrogenase has protein sequence MYPKTMKALVAYGLGDYRLETAYPAPECGPDDIIIKTEGCGICAGDLKCQLGAPKFWGDETQPSWVKPPFIPGHEFLGKIVAMGENVTGYRLGDRITADQIVPCGKCRFCKDGHYWMCQPHNIFGFQSENNGGMAEYVRYPKTAVIHRVPEDMPLEKALLIEPYSCSKHCIDRAQIGCDDVVVISGAGTLGLGMITYARLKNPKLLIVLDMVDSRLEKAKEFGADLVMNPGRQNVVEEIQKLTDGYGCDIYVEATGHPQSVLQGLSAVRKLGRFVEFSVFGEPTTADWSIIGDSKELDLLGSHLSPYCYPFVTDNIASGKLKTDGVIKSFFPVEEWEKAFEYATGKHGDFKVAITF, from the coding sequence ATGTATCCGAAAACAATGAAAGCGCTCGTCGCCTATGGGCTTGGGGATTACCGGCTGGAGACCGCGTACCCCGCGCCGGAATGCGGCCCCGACGACATCATCATCAAGACCGAGGGCTGCGGCATCTGCGCCGGCGACCTGAAATGCCAGCTCGGCGCCCCGAAATTCTGGGGGGATGAGACCCAGCCCTCGTGGGTGAAGCCGCCCTTTATCCCCGGGCACGAGTTCCTCGGAAAAATCGTGGCCATGGGAGAAAACGTAACCGGCTACCGGCTCGGCGACCGCATCACCGCCGACCAGATCGTCCCGTGCGGCAAATGCCGGTTCTGCAAAGACGGCCATTACTGGATGTGCCAGCCCCACAACATTTTCGGCTTCCAGTCTGAAAACAACGGCGGCATGGCGGAATACGTCCGCTACCCGAAAACGGCGGTGATCCACAGGGTCCCCGAAGACATGCCGCTGGAAAAGGCGCTGCTGATCGAGCCGTACAGCTGCTCGAAGCACTGCATCGACCGCGCGCAGATCGGCTGCGACGACGTCGTCGTGATTTCCGGGGCGGGCACGCTCGGCCTTGGCATGATTACATACGCCAGGCTGAAGAACCCGAAGCTGCTGATCGTCCTCGACATGGTGGATTCCCGGCTGGAAAAGGCGAAGGAATTCGGCGCGGACCTCGTGATGAACCCGGGCAGGCAGAACGTCGTGGAGGAGATTCAGAAGCTGACGGACGGCTACGGCTGCGACATCTATGTGGAGGCGACCGGGCATCCCCAGAGCGTGCTTCAGGGGCTTTCCGCCGTGCGCAAGCTCGGGCGCTTCGTGGAATTCAGCGTGTTCGGCGAGCCTACGACGGCCGACTGGTCCATTATCGGGGACAGCAAGGAGCTCGACCTGCTCGGCTCCCACCTGAGCCCCTACTGCTACCCCTTCGTCACCGACAACATTGCGAGCGGCAAGCTGAAAACGGACGGCGTCATCAAAAGCTTCTTCCCGGTCGAGGAATGGGAGAAGGCGTTTGAGTACGCGACCGGAAAGCACGGCGATTTCAAAGTCGCGATCACGTTCTGA
- a CDS encoding MFS transporter, whose amino-acid sequence MTNSQTQESAWKKQAVLFLVSQNISLFGSSVVGFAIIWYITMQTSSGVWLTFATICSMAPQVLISPWAGVWADRHSRKYLIMFADGFTALSTLVLAVVFFLGHRSLQLLLVVSVLRSIGVGIQTPALGAIYPQLVPREQLTRVQGINQTLGSVLQLLAPAAGGAVLASFGIEWTFLLDVSTALVAIVIFSLIRVGKVERKEEPLPLLKELGQGIRYTFRHPALRRIIVCYACFFFLMTPAAVLTPLLVQRSFGNDVWRLTANEMVWTMGAFLGGVFVSLHGEFREKVRTIALCLAGFGVTFGLLGVAKPFWVYLAVMGAAGLFMPVIATAQTVFIQEITEPSMMGRVFSILQILSAGSVPFAILLFGPLADVVPIEGILLATGALMVLVAALYRLSNKAAEEQESAGREKDG is encoded by the coding sequence ATGACAAACAGTCAAACGCAGGAAAGCGCCTGGAAAAAGCAGGCCGTTCTGTTTCTGGTCAGCCAGAATATCTCGCTGTTCGGCTCCTCGGTGGTCGGCTTTGCCATCATCTGGTACATCACGATGCAGACTTCGTCCGGGGTCTGGCTGACGTTTGCGACGATCTGCTCCATGGCCCCGCAGGTCCTGATTTCGCCGTGGGCCGGCGTCTGGGCGGACCGGCACAGCCGGAAATACCTGATTATGTTCGCGGACGGCTTCACGGCCCTTTCGACGCTTGTGCTCGCCGTCGTATTTTTTCTGGGGCACCGCAGCCTGCAGCTCCTTCTCGTCGTGTCCGTGCTGCGCTCCATCGGGGTGGGGATTCAGACGCCCGCGCTGGGCGCCATTTATCCGCAGCTCGTTCCGCGGGAACAGCTGACCAGGGTGCAGGGGATCAACCAGACGCTGGGCTCGGTTCTGCAGCTTCTGGCCCCCGCCGCCGGAGGGGCCGTGCTCGCCTCCTTCGGGATCGAGTGGACTTTTCTGCTGGACGTTTCGACGGCGCTGGTTGCGATCGTCATCTTCAGCCTGATCCGCGTCGGAAAAGTCGAGAGGAAGGAAGAACCCCTGCCGCTTCTGAAGGAGCTGGGGCAGGGCATCCGGTATACTTTCCGCCATCCTGCGCTCCGGAGGATCATCGTCTGCTATGCGTGCTTTTTCTTTTTGATGACGCCTGCGGCGGTTCTGACGCCGCTGCTCGTTCAGCGCAGCTTCGGGAACGACGTGTGGCGGCTGACGGCGAACGAGATGGTCTGGACGATGGGAGCATTTCTCGGGGGCGTTTTTGTTTCCCTGCACGGGGAATTCCGCGAAAAGGTGAGAACCATCGCCCTGTGCCTTGCGGGCTTCGGCGTGACGTTCGGCTTGCTGGGCGTTGCGAAGCCCTTCTGGGTCTATCTTGCCGTGATGGGCGCGGCGGGATTGTTTATGCCGGTGATCGCCACGGCGCAGACCGTTTTTATCCAGGAGATCACGGAGCCTTCGATGATGGGGAGGGTGTTTTCCATCCTTCAGATCCTTTCGGCAGGCTCCGTGCCGTTCGCCATCCTGCTGTTCGGGCCTTTGGCCGACGTCGTGCCGATCGAAGGCATCCTGCTGGCGACGGGGGCGCTTATGGTTTTGGTGGCGGCCCTGTACCGGCTTTCGAACAAAGCGGCTGAAGAGCAGGAATCCGCCGGCCGGGAAAAGGACGGATGA
- a CDS encoding HTH tetR-type domain-containing protein has product MSGKENGQESRQKILDAALDVFYEAGFDGARMDRIAKRAGVNQALIYYYFQSKKGLFAELIDANIREMILEKKKAVGEKDIYDLDIYDADVIRKVVDQVMAALKKREKIFSIVLGEIFRNPSRQTDPKIFEAFLPSIQESRRWMSSLGICQMDIDRGVIAAVFFGSLPMITYATLGEKLADHYGLDKENLREIFTGLLYHFSEDYVGFLKDRTESKFPPD; this is encoded by the coding sequence ATGTCCGGAAAAGAGAACGGCCAGGAAAGCAGGCAAAAAATTCTCGACGCCGCTTTGGATGTCTTCTACGAAGCCGGATTCGACGGCGCGAGAATGGACAGGATCGCAAAACGGGCAGGCGTCAACCAGGCCCTGATCTATTATTATTTTCAGAGCAAGAAAGGGCTGTTTGCCGAGCTGATCGACGCCAATATCAGGGAAATGATCCTGGAAAAGAAAAAAGCGGTCGGCGAAAAAGATATTTACGACCTGGATATCTACGACGCGGATGTCATCAGAAAAGTCGTCGATCAGGTGATGGCCGCCCTGAAGAAACGGGAAAAGATTTTCAGCATCGTGCTCGGGGAGATTTTCCGGAATCCCAGCCGGCAGACCGATCCGAAAATATTCGAAGCTTTTCTGCCCTCCATTCAGGAATCCCGGCGGTGGATGTCGTCTTTGGGAATCTGTCAGATGGACATCGACCGGGGAGTCATCGCCGCGGTTTTTTTCGGGAGCCTTCCGATGATCACCTATGCCACCCTGGGGGAAAAGCTGGCGGACCACTACGGCCTTGACAAGGAAAACCTGCGCGAGATCTTCACGGGGCTGCTCTATCATTTTTCGGAAGATTACGTCGGGTTTTTAAAAGACAGGACCGAGTCGAAATTTCCACCTGACTGA